The following coding sequences lie in one Alloacidobacterium dinghuense genomic window:
- a CDS encoding prepilin peptidase — MPSSRTNQLSSPVTVPSAKAGGSILRPVIVVAIFSVLFGLSFGSFLNVCISRLPKHQSIVHPPSRCPECGESIWIRDNLPLVGWILLGGHCRHCNSRIPLRYPLVELAAAALFLLTYLTFNLTLEGAGMVVLCFLLLGLAVMDAESLFLSNAFTVPGIALGIVYSAIRGGWRAAVLAVVSAVAAAGLILLIRSAYWLVRKQEGMGLGDAKLMAMIAAWLGPWQTLLAFFLAMVAAAIFGLFWISLKKGGSMRTLQLPFGSFLCAAAIYAVFQGQPILKWYLQFFR; from the coding sequence ATGCCCTCTTCGCGAACTAACCAGCTTAGCAGCCCTGTCACAGTTCCGAGCGCGAAAGCAGGAGGCTCTATACTTCGTCCAGTGATCGTGGTCGCCATCTTCTCCGTACTTTTCGGACTCAGCTTCGGCAGCTTCTTGAACGTCTGCATCTCGCGCCTGCCGAAGCATCAATCCATCGTCCACCCGCCATCGCGGTGTCCCGAGTGCGGAGAATCGATCTGGATCCGGGACAATCTTCCACTCGTCGGCTGGATTCTGCTCGGCGGCCATTGCCGCCATTGCAATTCGCGTATTCCGCTCCGGTATCCGCTCGTCGAACTGGCCGCCGCAGCGCTATTTCTCCTGACGTACCTTACCTTCAACTTGACACTCGAAGGCGCAGGTATGGTTGTACTCTGCTTCCTGCTCTTGGGGCTGGCAGTCATGGATGCCGAGTCCCTGTTCCTTTCCAACGCCTTCACCGTGCCCGGAATCGCACTTGGCATCGTTTATTCCGCAATACGCGGAGGCTGGCGCGCGGCAGTCCTCGCCGTTGTCAGCGCCGTTGCAGCCGCCGGTCTTATTCTCCTCATCCGAAGCGCCTATTGGCTCGTGCGCAAACAGGAAGGCATGGGACTGGGAGACGCGAAACTTATGGCCATGATCGCAGCGTGGTTAGGACCATGGCAGACCCTGCTTGCATTCTTTCTGGCCATGGTTGCTGCTGCGATTTTTGGACTGTTCTGGATATCGTTGAAGAAAGGCGGGAGCATGAGAACTCTACAGTTGCCGTTTGGTTCGTTCCTCTGCGCCGCCGCCATCTATGCCGTATTTCAGGGCCAGCCGATCTTGAAGTGGTACTTGCAGTTTTTTCGCTAA
- a CDS encoding DinB family protein: MHPTFESVQQAYAEALGGVSAAKAQIRPDADPGKWCAQEVIEHLILTYRSTAEVLEERLRKGRPTLAPLLPAHESSWRATIMAGRFPGGGKAPDRVRPGQLQLGELSGLQLAAKFKLELARVDGLLDECAEKFGSQPMASHFAFGPLTADQWREFHAVHARHHLTQLSRILSSVH; encoded by the coding sequence ATGCATCCGACATTTGAATCCGTGCAGCAGGCATATGCCGAGGCGCTTGGGGGCGTCAGCGCGGCGAAGGCGCAGATTCGCCCCGACGCCGATCCCGGGAAGTGGTGCGCGCAGGAAGTGATCGAGCATCTGATTCTCACTTACCGGAGCACCGCCGAAGTGCTTGAGGAGCGCTTGCGGAAAGGACGGCCTACTCTGGCTCCGCTCCTGCCCGCGCATGAATCGAGTTGGCGTGCGACCATCATGGCGGGAAGATTTCCCGGGGGCGGCAAGGCGCCGGACCGGGTGCGGCCGGGGCAGTTACAGCTGGGCGAGCTTTCGGGTCTGCAACTGGCAGCGAAGTTCAAGCTTGAACTGGCAAGAGTGGATGGCCTGCTCGATGAGTGCGCGGAGAAGTTCGGCTCGCAGCCAATGGCTTCGCACTTTGCTTTTGGCCCGCTTACAGCGGATCAGTGGCGCGAATTTCATGCCGTGCATGCGCGGCATCACTTGACGCAGCTGTCACGGATTCTGTCCAGTGTCCATTAA
- a CDS encoding tetratricopeptide repeat protein translates to MRRLVSVPVLALVLSVPGAFAQQQQSSSDPYASPPPPPQAPSTQPDKGCSGQATRGDKGPWKASSTCPPASDSSKDAPALQPAQNSAQQPKKSTADDNPFPEDISEKAAADAKARDSEAAKPAPAATGESSSRDKLDNLDLEGDRDTRIADGAGGVVHNPKLAADDVHVGQFYLNREDYKGAYARFKEATLADPENPEAVFYLAEAARRMNHRDEAVTNYQLYLAALPDGPKAKEAHKALRDLSASAKH, encoded by the coding sequence ATGCGGCGGTTGGTTTCAGTTCCGGTTCTTGCTCTAGTTCTCTCTGTTCCGGGGGCATTTGCCCAGCAACAGCAGTCTTCCTCCGATCCCTACGCTTCGCCTCCGCCGCCACCGCAGGCTCCTTCCACGCAGCCGGACAAAGGCTGCAGCGGCCAGGCGACCCGTGGGGATAAAGGTCCGTGGAAGGCGAGCAGCACCTGTCCACCGGCAAGCGATTCGAGCAAAGACGCTCCCGCCTTGCAGCCAGCGCAAAATTCCGCGCAGCAGCCGAAGAAGTCGACGGCAGACGACAATCCGTTTCCTGAGGATATTTCAGAGAAGGCGGCTGCAGATGCCAAGGCACGCGACTCCGAAGCTGCGAAGCCGGCTCCTGCTGCAACCGGCGAAAGCTCGAGCCGGGATAAGCTCGACAACCTTGATCTTGAGGGCGATCGCGACACCCGGATTGCCGATGGCGCCGGTGGAGTCGTTCACAACCCAAAGCTGGCGGCGGACGATGTGCACGTCGGGCAGTTCTATCTGAACCGCGAAGACTACAAAGGCGCGTACGCCCGCTTCAAGGAGGCGACGCTGGCTGACCCTGAGAATCCCGAGGCGGTCTTTTATCTGGCGGAAGCGGCGCGTCGTATGAACCATCGGGACGAGGCGGTGACCAATTACCAACTTTATCTGGCGGCGCTGCCGGATGGTCCCAAGGCAAAAGAAGCGCATAAGGCGCTTCGGGATCTGAGTGCTTCGGCAAAGCACTAG
- a CDS encoding GNAT family N-acetyltransferase, whose amino-acid sequence MQITFRQFLPGDGETFRRLNEQWIAKYFEIEEKDRLTLNDPVKYILRPGGHIYFATLDDEIVGCCALIATGANSYEVAKMAVDESVRNHGIGKALLAHVVAEARELGARKLTLETNSKLMNAIHVYESLGFKHIDPWRVEPSPYKRADVFMERHL is encoded by the coding sequence ATGCAAATTACCTTTCGTCAGTTCCTCCCGGGCGATGGTGAAACCTTTCGCAGGCTGAACGAGCAGTGGATCGCGAAGTATTTCGAGATCGAGGAAAAAGACCGGCTCACGCTCAATGATCCGGTGAAGTACATTCTTCGTCCTGGCGGGCATATTTATTTCGCCACATTGGACGACGAGATCGTTGGCTGCTGCGCGCTCATCGCCACCGGGGCCAATTCCTATGAAGTGGCGAAGATGGCGGTGGATGAGTCGGTTCGCAACCACGGCATCGGTAAAGCGCTCCTCGCGCATGTGGTCGCAGAGGCGCGAGAGCTAGGTGCGCGAAAGCTTACGCTGGAAACGAACAGCAAGCTGATGAATGCGATTCACGTTTATGAATCGCTCGGATTTAAGCACATCGATCCTTGGCGGGTTGAGCCGTCGCCATATAAGCGAGCCGATGTTTTTATGGAGCGCCATCTCTAA
- a CDS encoding LysR family transcriptional regulator: MDIADIELRHLRYFVAVAEELHFGRAAQRLHIAQPPLSQQIRKLEEAVGHPLLLRTSRNVRLTAAGEELLKRAQQTLRKVAEDIHNTRRIGRGEVGTLTVGFIASAMLTVLPKMLSEYRNRFPEVELRLREFYTSALLRALRDGTADLGFTRDAGEEETLQTEILLPEPYIAVVSARHPLASRMSIRMDELRSEPFVLFSPEVGHNAWDKVMRLCQQGGFRPKIVQEAPHWLTILRLVGTGLGVTIAPACVERIADQEVRCIKLRNSKVFSHLELAYRAETLTELEETFLSLARKTFRRQPA, from the coding sequence ATGGATATTGCTGACATTGAACTGCGCCACCTCCGGTATTTTGTTGCCGTAGCCGAGGAATTGCACTTCGGCCGCGCGGCGCAGCGATTGCACATTGCCCAGCCTCCCCTTTCGCAGCAGATTCGCAAACTGGAAGAGGCCGTCGGGCATCCGCTCTTGCTGCGTACTTCGCGCAACGTGCGGCTGACAGCCGCAGGCGAAGAACTGCTGAAGCGCGCCCAACAAACGCTCCGCAAGGTAGCCGAAGACATACACAACACGCGCCGCATCGGACGCGGCGAAGTCGGCACGCTCACCGTCGGATTTATCGCCTCAGCCATGCTGACCGTGTTGCCGAAGATGCTCAGCGAATACCGCAACCGCTTTCCCGAGGTGGAGTTGCGCCTGCGCGAGTTCTATACCAGCGCCTTGCTGCGCGCTCTTCGCGACGGAACGGCAGACCTCGGATTCACCCGTGATGCCGGCGAGGAAGAGACGCTCCAGACAGAAATTCTGCTGCCGGAACCGTATATCGCCGTAGTTTCTGCGCGGCATCCGCTGGCATCAAGGATGTCCATTCGTATGGACGAATTACGCAGCGAGCCCTTCGTTCTCTTCTCACCCGAGGTCGGCCACAACGCATGGGACAAGGTGATGCGTCTATGCCAGCAGGGAGGTTTTCGACCGAAGATTGTGCAGGAAGCTCCGCATTGGCTCACGATTCTACGACTCGTCGGCACAGGCCTGGGGGTAACGATCGCTCCGGCATGCGTGGAGAGAATCGCCGATCAGGAAGTGCGTTGCATCAAGCTGCGAAACTCGAAGGTCTTCAGCCACCTGGAACTTGCGTATCGCGCCGAGACTCTCACCGAACTTGAAGAGACGTTTCTTTCGCTGGCAAGGAAAACATTTCGCCGCCAGCCTGCGTAA
- a CDS encoding SET domain-containing protein → MSLIIRSSAIHAAGCYTTAPIKKGTRVIEYTGPRISKDEADEKYQNSPTTYLFGLGDGSQVIDGHGTAMFINHSCDPNCETDEIRGRVWITAIRNIAAGEELTYDYCLYDGEDDEATCNCGTANCRKTMYSEDEVKKRARAAKRLARKNALNGKNGASPNHSNRAKHT, encoded by the coding sequence ATGAGCCTGATTATCCGTTCCTCTGCCATCCACGCAGCCGGTTGCTATACGACTGCTCCCATCAAGAAAGGCACGCGCGTCATCGAATACACCGGACCGCGCATCAGCAAAGACGAAGCCGACGAGAAGTATCAGAATTCACCCACAACCTATCTCTTCGGCCTGGGAGATGGTTCGCAGGTCATCGACGGCCACGGCACCGCGATGTTTATCAATCACTCCTGCGATCCGAACTGCGAAACCGATGAGATTCGCGGTCGCGTATGGATCACGGCCATCCGCAACATCGCAGCCGGCGAAGAGCTGACGTATGATTACTGCCTTTACGATGGCGAAGACGATGAAGCTACGTGCAACTGCGGCACGGCAAATTGCCGCAAGACAATGTACTCAGAGGATGAAGTCAAGAAGCGAGCACGCGCCGCCAAACGATTGGCGAGGAAAAACGCGCTGAATGGAAAGAACGGAGCGTCTCCCAACCATTCCAACCGAGCCAAACACACATAG
- a CDS encoding DUF5818 domain-containing protein → MQFKSLAVAGFLALAVTGLSAQSATTINGYISEAQCGASHSSPSADNTKCVKGCIKRGAAPVLVSDGKVYKLKGEEEAVKNLAGENVTVTGTVDGDTITVSSVAAQKS, encoded by the coding sequence ATGCAATTCAAATCCCTTGCGGTTGCAGGCTTCCTGGCACTTGCTGTGACTGGCCTGTCAGCCCAGTCCGCTACCACCATCAATGGCTATATTAGCGAGGCGCAGTGCGGCGCTTCCCATAGTTCCCCCAGCGCCGACAATACCAAATGCGTCAAGGGCTGCATCAAACGAGGCGCAGCACCGGTGCTGGTGAGCGATGGCAAGGTCTACAAGCTGAAAGGCGAAGAGGAGGCCGTCAAGAATCTGGCAGGAGAAAATGTGACCGTAACTGGAACCGTTGACGGCGATACCATTACAGTTTCGTCGGTCGCGGCCCAGAAGTCCTAA
- a CDS encoding TonB-dependent receptor: protein MSNLRLRNTAFQSLGRITVLSFFFLGMWLFAHTAYSQSLTSGDIAGTVTDPSGANVANASVYVKSLDTGQAQTVATNGAGTYRVSLLKPGKYSLTVTAPGFETASVNVDVSAGIVVPADIKLTIGSGTQTIEVSETEPLLHTDSADISTTFTMQQVQSLPNPGNDLTFVAQTAPGVVMNTTTPSNGTSFGYGNFSVFGLPATSNTFTVNGGYENDPFLNLNNSGATNLLLGNNDVAQVSVVNNPYSAQYGGLAGSQVNEITRSGTNSFHGNANYWWNGRIMNANDYFRNQTKDITPRTFDNVNQWAAGVGGPIIKDRLFFFVNTEGLRVVIPVTGTAGAPSQAFENAVLSPTPICPMPTDPKAPVPACANPNLPNGNLAYNGNSAQVPYYQQLFSVWNGAKNYASAVPSAGDPNAVVFPYSVTNFTHEWLLTARVDYRLSDKDTLFGHFEADHGLQATYTDPLNPIFNADSIQPQYQGQLNETHIFSPKIANQFVFADIYYSAIFTNQNLKQANALVPGTMIFLSGSAFNSLGGDDLVWPQGRNVNGYQLIDDLSINHGKHTVKFGWSIRRDNVTDYSPQVYTSPEQLFVEPDFAAGNTSLYFQQFPTRLTQPVSLYNMGWYAQDEWKIKPNLQLTFALRMEHNSNPVCHTSCFATLNGPFESLSTDTSTPYNSMIKTGQYAAFPDFAKIGWQPRFGFTWSPAGPDTKTVVRGGFGMFSDVFPATIADSILNNSPTNNGFTLYGPGFGGSNILTDPSQAGSAAQTAAASNVAFLGAYPNGGSFKSLSASVPGFAAPSFTTPLSKIYYPTYEEWSLGIDRQLDKATALTVMYVGDRGYHEPVQNNGVNSFQAAGPTVIAGYPQAPANNSYSTVTEVGNGASSNYNGLIASVVRRSKMLTLQANYTYSHAMDEISNGGILGFSAGKSLIYPINPFNLRYNYGNSDYDSRHNITAGYVFTMPYYRGPRALTDGWELSGTVFHHTGFPFTVADGNMLLGNGGVNIGGTSQFPAAQINGIQSCGGSHVFNNATGGGNACAITQASGNYTNPTGFGQQGRNQVFGPAYTDTDLAVVKGFAVPHWESAKLKVGAQFFNLFNHPNFANPTADIANTTFNGLITSTVNTPTSILGSGLGGDASPRLIQLKATFSF from the coding sequence ATGAGCAATCTGCGTTTAAGAAATACAGCTTTTCAAAGCTTGGGACGGATCACCGTTCTGAGCTTTTTCTTCCTGGGCATGTGGTTGTTTGCGCACACCGCGTACTCGCAGTCGTTAACCTCGGGTGATATTGCTGGCACAGTCACTGACCCCAGTGGCGCAAATGTGGCTAACGCCAGCGTCTATGTGAAGAGTCTGGACACTGGTCAGGCTCAGACCGTGGCTACGAATGGTGCCGGCACGTACCGCGTTTCCCTGCTGAAGCCAGGGAAGTATTCGCTCACGGTAACGGCCCCTGGATTCGAAACTGCCTCAGTCAATGTGGACGTTAGCGCGGGTATTGTTGTTCCTGCCGATATTAAGCTCACGATCGGATCTGGCACGCAGACAATCGAGGTTTCTGAGACCGAGCCTCTGCTTCACACAGATAGCGCAGATATCAGCACTACGTTCACGATGCAGCAGGTGCAGAGCCTTCCCAACCCTGGCAATGATCTTACCTTCGTGGCCCAGACTGCTCCGGGCGTGGTCATGAATACCACGACCCCGTCAAACGGGACCTCCTTTGGGTACGGAAACTTCTCGGTTTTCGGTCTGCCTGCGACATCGAATACTTTTACCGTGAATGGCGGCTACGAGAACGATCCGTTCCTCAACCTGAACAATTCGGGCGCCACCAACCTGCTACTTGGCAACAACGACGTTGCGCAGGTTTCGGTTGTGAATAACCCATACAGCGCGCAATACGGTGGTCTGGCTGGATCGCAGGTGAATGAAATCACTCGCTCCGGCACGAATTCCTTCCACGGCAATGCAAATTATTGGTGGAACGGTCGCATCATGAATGCGAACGACTACTTCCGTAACCAGACGAAGGACATCACTCCTCGCACCTTTGACAACGTGAATCAATGGGCTGCTGGTGTGGGCGGTCCGATCATAAAAGATCGACTTTTCTTCTTTGTCAATACTGAAGGACTCCGCGTCGTGATTCCGGTTACTGGTACAGCGGGAGCGCCGAGCCAGGCGTTCGAAAACGCAGTGCTCAGCCCAACGCCCATTTGCCCCATGCCGACGGACCCGAAAGCTCCGGTGCCCGCTTGCGCGAATCCGAACTTGCCGAATGGCAACCTTGCGTATAACGGGAATTCAGCTCAGGTTCCTTATTACCAGCAACTCTTCAGCGTATGGAATGGCGCAAAAAATTATGCGTCGGCCGTACCCAGCGCCGGAGACCCGAATGCAGTTGTCTTTCCCTACTCGGTCACTAACTTTACGCACGAGTGGCTGTTGACTGCCCGTGTTGACTACCGTCTCTCCGATAAGGACACATTGTTTGGGCATTTCGAAGCGGATCACGGATTACAGGCCACTTACACGGATCCTCTCAACCCAATCTTCAACGCAGACAGCATTCAACCCCAGTATCAAGGTCAGCTGAACGAAACTCACATTTTCAGCCCGAAAATTGCCAACCAGTTCGTTTTCGCTGATATCTACTACAGCGCCATCTTCACCAACCAGAACCTGAAACAGGCCAACGCACTTGTGCCAGGCACCATGATCTTCCTCAGCGGCTCGGCATTCAACTCCCTCGGTGGCGATGATCTCGTCTGGCCGCAGGGACGCAATGTAAATGGTTACCAGCTTATTGATGACCTGAGCATCAATCATGGGAAGCACACTGTGAAGTTCGGCTGGAGCATTCGTCGCGATAATGTGACCGACTACAGCCCACAGGTTTATACCTCCCCGGAGCAGCTCTTTGTGGAGCCGGACTTCGCAGCTGGAAATACTTCTCTTTACTTTCAGCAATTTCCAACTCGCCTGACACAGCCGGTGTCTCTCTACAACATGGGCTGGTATGCGCAGGATGAATGGAAGATAAAACCAAACCTGCAACTGACGTTTGCTCTCCGCATGGAGCACAACTCCAACCCGGTATGCCACACTAGCTGCTTCGCCACACTCAATGGACCGTTTGAATCCTTGAGCACGGATACATCAACCCCATATAACAGCATGATCAAGACCGGCCAGTACGCGGCCTTCCCTGATTTCGCGAAGATCGGCTGGCAACCGCGCTTCGGCTTCACCTGGTCACCCGCCGGGCCGGACACGAAAACCGTCGTTCGTGGCGGCTTCGGTATGTTTAGCGATGTATTCCCGGCCACGATCGCTGACAGCATCCTGAACAATTCGCCAACGAACAACGGCTTTACTTTGTACGGTCCGGGGTTCGGAGGCTCGAATATTCTGACTGATCCATCCCAGGCGGGCAGTGCAGCTCAGACAGCGGCAGCCTCTAACGTGGCGTTCCTCGGTGCCTATCCGAATGGTGGCAGCTTCAAATCTTTGAGCGCTTCGGTTCCGGGATTTGCTGCTCCGAGCTTTACAACCCCGCTGAGCAAGATATATTACCCAACCTACGAAGAATGGAGTCTTGGTATCGATCGCCAGCTCGACAAGGCTACAGCTCTAACCGTTATGTACGTTGGCGATCGTGGCTATCACGAGCCTGTACAGAACAATGGAGTGAATTCGTTCCAGGCGGCTGGTCCAACGGTGATTGCCGGCTATCCTCAAGCTCCCGCGAATAATTCGTACTCTACAGTGACCGAAGTGGGTAACGGGGCGTCGTCGAATTACAACGGACTGATTGCCTCGGTCGTTCGCAGGTCCAAAATGCTGACACTGCAGGCAAACTACACCTACAGCCATGCTATGGACGAGATCTCCAATGGCGGTATTCTTGGTTTCTCGGCGGGCAAGAGTCTCATCTATCCCATCAATCCGTTCAACCTTCGCTACAACTATGGGAACTCTGACTACGATTCTCGCCACAACATTACGGCTGGTTATGTCTTTACTATGCCGTACTATCGTGGACCGCGAGCCCTGACCGACGGCTGGGAGTTGAGCGGGACCGTCTTCCACCACACCGGCTTCCCGTTCACCGTTGCCGACGGCAATATGTTGCTGGGTAACGGAGGAGTGAACATCGGCGGCACGAGTCAGTTCCCGGCCGCCCAGATCAACGGGATCCAGTCATGCGGTGGGAGCCACGTTTTCAACAACGCTACTGGCGGCGGGAATGCTTGCGCAATTACCCAAGCCAGCGGCAACTATACCAATCCCACCGGCTTCGGCCAGCAGGGGCGCAATCAGGTATTCGGACCAGCCTACACCGATACCGATTTAGCAGTTGTCAAGGGCTTCGCTGTTCCGCACTGGGAATCGGCAAAGCTGAAGGTGGGTGCACAGTTCTTCAATCTGTTCAACCACCCGAACTTTGCCAATCCGACCGCCGACATTGCGAACACAACGTTCAACGGCTTGATTACGAGCACTGTAAACACTCCGACCAGCATTCTGGGATCGGGGCTCGGTGGTGATGCTTCTCCTCGGCTTATCCAGCTGAAGGCAACCTTCAGCTTCTAA
- a CDS encoding zinc metalloprotease HtpX, with the protein MMNTFKTALLLTALTLCLVLLGEHYGGRNGMILAFAIAAGINFFSYFYSDKLALTMYRAQPVSREELPRVYQVVERMTQRIGLPMPKIYVIPSDSPNAFATGRNPQHASVAVTQGILNLLNDDELEGVLAHELGHVRNRDILTSSIAATLAGAITMLARMGYWAALFGGYGGEGRDRDRGGGFGALLMLILAPIAATLIQLAISRSREYEADATGAHITGNPYALASALEKLDAYSKRLPLQASPSNAHLFIVQPLLSGRDFASLFATHPPIPKRIERLIGRSSVYGAQN; encoded by the coding sequence ATGATGAATACTTTTAAGACTGCACTGCTCCTCACTGCACTGACCCTCTGCCTCGTGCTTCTAGGGGAACATTATGGCGGGCGCAATGGCATGATTCTGGCGTTTGCCATTGCTGCCGGCATAAATTTCTTCAGCTATTTCTATTCGGACAAGCTGGCGCTGACTATGTATAGGGCTCAGCCCGTCAGCCGCGAGGAGCTCCCCCGCGTGTATCAGGTGGTGGAGCGCATGACCCAGCGCATTGGGCTGCCAATGCCAAAGATCTACGTCATCCCTTCCGATTCGCCAAATGCGTTCGCAACGGGACGGAATCCACAGCATGCCTCGGTCGCCGTCACGCAGGGCATTCTGAATCTTCTCAACGATGATGAGCTGGAGGGCGTGCTTGCTCATGAACTGGGACACGTCCGCAATCGCGACATTTTGACCAGTTCCATCGCCGCGACTCTCGCAGGCGCCATCACCATGCTCGCTCGCATGGGGTATTGGGCAGCACTCTTCGGCGGATATGGCGGCGAAGGCCGTGATCGCGATCGCGGAGGCGGTTTCGGCGCGCTTCTGATGCTCATCCTCGCGCCGATTGCAGCAACGCTCATTCAGCTGGCGATTTCCCGCTCGCGCGAGTACGAAGCTGACGCAACGGGTGCGCACATTACAGGGAATCCCTATGCGTTGGCCAGTGCCTTGGAAAAACTGGACGCATATTCCAAGCGGCTACCGCTGCAGGCTTCGCCTTCGAATGCTCATCTCTTCATCGTTCAGCCCCTGTTAAGCGGTCGTGATTTTGCCAGTCTTTTCGCTACGCATCCGCCGATTCCGAAACGGATTGAGCGGCTGATCGGGCGGTCGAGTGTCTATGGAGCACAAAACTAG
- a CDS encoding DUF4149 domain-containing protein, with the protein MKTLLRALILLLIVLWLGGVMFFPVVAASAFSSIADTHVAGTVVRKCLLVLHYEGLFSGAMLIILLLAAARFRAYARSVTLPLLFALIMLVLTAFSQYWIIPRMEGFRLAAGGAIDAVSANDPNRVAFNKLHAVSEHVEEGVLLAGIVLVALVARD; encoded by the coding sequence ATGAAGACTCTACTGCGCGCTCTGATCCTGCTGCTGATTGTTCTCTGGCTTGGCGGCGTAATGTTCTTTCCTGTAGTCGCCGCCTCAGCCTTCTCTTCGATCGCAGATACGCACGTCGCTGGAACGGTCGTGCGCAAATGTCTTTTGGTTCTTCACTATGAAGGACTGTTCTCCGGCGCAATGCTGATCATTCTGCTGCTGGCGGCAGCCCGCTTCCGTGCCTATGCCCGGAGCGTGACGCTGCCACTACTCTTTGCACTGATCATGCTGGTGCTGACGGCTTTCTCACAATACTGGATCATCCCCAGGATGGAAGGCTTCCGGCTCGCTGCGGGAGGCGCGATTGACGCCGTCTCTGCGAACGACCCGAATCGAGTCGCCTTCAACAAGCTGCATGCTGTGTCGGAGCACGTCGAAGAGGGCGTGTTGCTGGCTGGGATCGTTCTCGTGGCGCTTGTAGCGCGTGATTAA
- the ychF gene encoding redox-regulated ATPase YchF — MKTGIIGLPQVGKTSLFKILTKAKVEDRGYSREAHLGIAKVPDDRLEKLAALYNPKKTIYATVEYADVAAIGQEALKETSFLTNLRNVDALIHVLRAFEDDSIPHVGEIDPLRDIKSVEFDLMVSDLTQIEKRLERLQKDLKKMRTPDLEKENALLLRAKEALEQEKPLRELEMSAEEKKLIRGFMFLSQKPILYALNLSESTTLGKDLELAAAKYKIEEAATRPNAGATAFCGKVEAELAEMDDEEAAEFLGSYGLTESGLRRLIRKSYELLGLISFFTVGEDECRAWTVPVNSRAQEAAGAIHSDLEKHFIRAETIHWDTLLAAGSEAAARAQGTLRLEGKDYQVQDGDVMHIRHSG, encoded by the coding sequence ATGAAAACTGGCATTATCGGTCTGCCTCAGGTGGGCAAGACCTCTCTGTTCAAGATTTTGACGAAAGCAAAGGTCGAAGACCGCGGCTACTCGCGCGAAGCCCATCTGGGCATTGCCAAGGTGCCCGACGATCGGCTGGAAAAGCTGGCCGCGCTCTACAATCCTAAGAAAACCATCTATGCGACAGTGGAGTACGCCGACGTTGCCGCCATCGGGCAGGAGGCGCTCAAAGAGACGTCCTTTCTCACGAACCTGCGCAACGTAGATGCTCTCATTCACGTCCTGCGTGCTTTTGAAGACGACTCCATTCCTCATGTCGGTGAGATCGACCCCTTACGCGACATTAAGAGTGTCGAGTTCGACCTGATGGTTTCTGATCTCACCCAGATTGAAAAGCGGCTCGAGCGCTTACAAAAAGATCTGAAGAAGATGCGAACTCCGGATCTCGAAAAGGAGAATGCGCTTTTATTACGTGCAAAGGAGGCGCTTGAACAGGAAAAGCCTCTGCGTGAGTTGGAAATGTCGGCGGAAGAGAAGAAGCTGATTCGCGGCTTCATGTTTCTCTCGCAAAAACCCATTCTGTATGCTCTCAACCTTTCGGAAAGCACGACGCTCGGCAAAGATCTCGAACTGGCTGCGGCGAAATACAAGATTGAAGAGGCGGCCACGCGACCGAATGCGGGAGCAACAGCATTCTGCGGCAAAGTGGAGGCCGAACTCGCCGAGATGGATGATGAAGAAGCAGCTGAATTTCTCGGTTCGTATGGGCTGACAGAAAGCGGGCTGCGCCGCCTCATCCGCAAAAGCTATGAATTGCTTGGGCTAATCAGTTTCTTTACTGTGGGCGAAGATGAGTGCCGTGCCTGGACCGTTCCAGTAAACTCCCGCGCGCAGGAGGCCGCGGGCGCGATTCATTCCGATCTCGAAAAGCACTTCATCCGTGCGGAAACAATTCATTGGGACACGTTGCTGGCTGCCGGATCAGAGGCCGCGGCGCGAGCACAGGGCACGCTCCGGCTTGAGGGTAAGGACTACCAGGTGCAGGACGGCGACGTGATGCACATTCGTCACAGCGGCTGA